A stretch of DNA from Acidobacteriota bacterium:
CGCAGGCACAAGCCAGCGACGAACCGTTTGTATTTTCGCTGGCAACGCAAAAACAAATCGCTTTCAATGAACACTTTATGGCAGAGATTTCTGCCAAGTACGCTTACGACCTAACTTGCTGGAAAAATCACCCGGCTTACGAAGAACTTAGGACCTACGGCGCTTTAGCTGCCTGATTTCTGTTCACAGTATTGTTATAGGGAATGTGCCGTAATTTTTCTGCTTCTTTTAAGCCGGGAAAATCAGAGTGAATTCTGAACAAATCAATCATCGTCGTAAAGAAGACATCAGATCGTTTCACTTGTTTGAGAAATCGTATGATGTCATTTTTCATTGGTAAATACCTTTCTCCGCCACCTCGATGTCCAGCCCCTTTTTTCTTAGAAACAAGGATGATTTTTTCTACGATCAACCCATGTTGAGTCAAGTGTGGGCTTAATACAGTATGAGCAAACGTTTGTTCTGTTTGCCCCTCAGCAAATAAGTAAAGAGCAGCCATTAGTGCGGTCCTCCACCAATGACATTCTTTTCCCACACTTCACCAAGGCTGTAATCGTCAAGCCAACCCTCCAGAACTACAGGGTCTAACCGTCCAAATTGCGACGCTTTGCCTTCTCGATTTACAACAATCACGTCTTCAAGCTCAAAATTATCGAGGAAAGAACTAGATTGGGTGCTAAGGAAAACTTGTGTGTGATGTGAAGCTTTGCCGAACATCGCAGCTAAGACGTTTAGGGCATACGGATGAAGGCCAAGCTCTGGTTCATCTACAACAATAAGGTCTGGCAGTTCATCTTCTGGCTGCATTAACAAGGTAACAAGGCAGATGGCGCGCAAAGTGCCATCCGAAAATTGATGCGGGCCGAATAGCAAATCCGACCCCTTTTCCCGCCAGTTCAGCATGACATCCTTCTTGCTGGGACCGGCAGGCTCAAGCTCAAAATCGCCGAAAAATGGGGCGATAAGACGGATCGTCGTGACGATGCGCTGGTAGGCCGAGCCACCGTTCTCTTCACGAAGTCGCAGGAGGAATGCCGCGAGGTTGGCGGCATCCGGCAACAGCGGGCGATTGTCGCCAATGTAACAGTATTGGCGAACCCGCGCCGTGGGCGACGTATCATGGAAATGGTACACGCGACAACGGTTGAGTAAATGCCGGAACGCCTTAGCCGTGGGCTCCCCTTTATCTGCGGCTTCGCCGATTCGTGTTTCCTGATGTCCTGAACCCAACGGCACAACCTTTGGAGCTTTGAGGCCTGTTCGCAGGAACCTCAACGTTTCATCAGCAAAGATGAGTGTATCTCCCGCAGCATAAAACAGACGCATGTCGTAGGTGTCTATCCCGTTATCAACCTCGAACTCCAGTCGTGCCTCCATCTGCGGCGTTACCTTGGGGCCAAAGTGCAAGAGGGTTTGAGCACGCCCCGACGTGCCGATATAGGTCTGGAGACGCCCGCCCATCATCTCGTTAAGCATCTTGAAAAACGAGACGAGATTGCTCTTACCTGCTCCGTTCGCTCCAATCAAGACATTCAGGGGGCGTAACTCAAGGTCTATCTCTTTAATTGACTTGAAGCCTTTAATGATCACTCGTCGTAACATAGGTTTTCCTGTGGAAACTATTCGACGTCCCGAACTACCGCCGATTGCCGCCACTGCCATCACCAATGATCTGGAACCCGCTGAATACGCCACAAAATGTAGCGTGCATCGGGCGCAAAACTCAATTCAAGCAGCAGGACGCAACTGCTGCCGCAACAAATCAGACGCTAGACGACTCACCGTCACACCTTCCTGACTCGCCTTATCAGCCAACGCCTTCTGCAATCTCGACCTCAAAATGGCGCGCCCGCAACTCGCTCTGCACTTCCACCATGCGGAATTCGTTCAAGTAATCCGTCGTGTCGTGAGTATCCCAAAACTCGGCGGCTTCTTCATAACTGTCGAACTGCGCCGGAGTCGGCTCAACGACTTTTCCGTTCATTGAAATATCTCCTTTCTGCTTCGGTCATATCACGCGCCAAAATCGGCAATGCGGTCTGGTCCGGCTTGCGCACAAAGAAAACGACGAGATAACGGCCTGCGTCCGCTTGCCCATAAGCCAAATACAAATCTTCACCGCATACTTTACCCTTTTCCCAAAAACGAATGTGAGGTCGCCCGAAGAGCACCTCTTCAACTTCATCCGTCATCACGCCGTGTTTGGCAGCCAGCTTTTCAACATATTGGCTTTTCCAGAGGATTTCGTAAAGTTCCACTTTGGCCTCCGTGGCTGATTAACAATGCGCTTCGCAAAGACTCTTGGTTATCACTTGAGCTTGTATTCAGAGCCGTGATCAATTTGCGTATCGAAAGCAAAATTGATGGGCTTGGCTCGCTACACTAATGAAAACTCCAAGCATTCGCCCCCGCGAAGCTGCCCCCACCGCCCCAGCAACGAGCGATGTTCGGCGACGACCTGCGCGCAAAACTCCGGCGTCAAATAATTCGGTTCGGCCAAAGACAGCAGCATCAGGTACTCTCGCAGCTTGCAGCAGACTTCCTGATAATCGGGCTCCGTATTGGCTATGCCTTGAAGCGCCGCCACCACGATTTCTGTGCTCTGGATTTCTCCTCTGTAGCTGGCAGCGGATTCCCGTATCGCCTTCGGGATCAGCGCGGCCAAGTCCGTTCCCGCTTTGACCATGCCGAAGAAGGAATCCTGCAAATTGGCCGTGCGCTCGACTACGAAATGCATCAGGTCGTGTTTGAAATAGCTGCGAAATTCGAGGCTGGCCGCCGTCTTTGAACTATCGTTCCTGACACATTCCAGGCGGTACTGTTCGGGCGATTCTTTGATAAAGCGCACCTGCATGAGGTTTTCCTCTTTTACTTCAACGGGAGGGCGACAGGCTGCCCGCTCGCGGCTGAACGCTTTGCTGCCTCGACGATCTGCATCACGTTGACGTTGAAATCGCCCGCGACGACGCCTTCGACCAGTTTGTTATTACGGATGCAATCCACGAAATAGCGAATCGGTTCCGCGCGCGCGCCTTCCAGCGTTCCCAACTCCAACGGCTTTTTCTCTGTGCCAATCACCAGTTCCAGCGTCTTCGGATACTTCATCGCGACGCTGCCTTTATTGCCGAACACTTCCACATCATAGAACGAACGCGGCAAATCCCAAGAGCCTTCGGTGATCGCGACTTTGTTGTCGCCATACGACATCAGCACCGTCGCATTTGTGTTCGACGGATAGGTTTCCGGTCGTGTGTGCGTCGTGATCGCGTAAACCGTTTTCGGCAAGCCCAAATACCACAGCGCCCACTTCGCGCCGTAGCAGGTGAAATCAATCAACGCCCCACCGCCGCGCGCTTCGTCCTTGAGCCATTTCAGGAAATACTTTTGCTTGATGCTGCCGGGTTCAAAATTGCCGGGGCCGCCATGTCCAATCACCGAGCGCACGCGCCAGACGTTGCCGATGTCGCCGCGCATCGCGACGTCGTGCGCCGTGTAATTTTCCGGCCACCAAGCCATTTGATAATTCACCATCAACTGAATCCCGGCTTGTCTGGCAATGGCCTGCATCTGCTTTGCTTCGTCGTAGGTCGCCGACATCGGCTTTTCAAACATCACGTGGATTTTGCGCGCCGCACAGGCTTTCGTGACTTCCAGATGCCGATCATTTTCGACAAACGACCAGACCACTTCCGGCTTCTTTTCATCCAACATCTTGCCGTAATCGGCATACACCGGCACGCCCGGCACCTGCGTTTTGATGTAATCGCGCAGTTCCTGATTGCCGTCAGAGATGCCTATGATTTCGATCAAATCCCCGCTCTGATGCATCTGATTCAGTTTCGTTACAAAGCCCCAGCAATGCGAATGGACTAAACCGACAATGGCGATTTTGGTGCGTTGGGTGGATTGTGCGTTGCCGCCAGAAGTGAGGCAGACCAGCACAAGAGTGATGACGAAGAAATTGATTTGCCGCATAAGAGTGACCTTTAGCTTTACGCAATAATGTCGCGCACGACATTGCCATAGACATCCGTTAGCCGAAAATCTCGCCCCGCATACCGATACGTCAGCTTCTCGTGATCGAGTCCAAGCAGGTGCAGCACCGTCGCGTGCAGGTCGTGAATCGAAACCGGATTCTCGACAGCCTTGAAGCCGAATTCGTCCGTCTGGCCATACGCGATGCCCGGCTTTACGCCGCCACCCGCCATCCACATCGTGAAGCCGTAGGGATTGTGGTCGCGGCCATTGCCTTTTTCGGAAACCGGCGTGCGCCCGAATTCGCCGCCCCAGATGATAAGCGTGTCTTCTAACAAGCCGCGTCGTTTCAAGTCTC
This window harbors:
- a CDS encoding BrnT family toxin; this translates as MELYEILWKSQYVEKLAAKHGVMTDEVEEVLFGRPHIRFWEKGKVCGEDLYLAYGQADAGRYLVVFFVRKPDQTALPILARDMTEAERRYFNERKSR
- a CDS encoding AAA family ATPase, which gives rise to MLRRVIIKGFKSIKEIDLELRPLNVLIGANGAGKSNLVSFFKMLNEMMGGRLQTYIGTSGRAQTLLHFGPKVTPQMEARLEFEVDNGIDTYDMRLFYAAGDTLIFADETLRFLRTGLKAPKVVPLGSGHQETRIGEAADKGEPTAKAFRHLLNRCRVYHFHDTSPTARVRQYCYIGDNRPLLPDAANLAAFLLRLREENGGSAYQRIVTTIRLIAPFFGDFELEPAGPSKKDVMLNWREKGSDLLFGPHQFSDGTLRAICLVTLLMQPEDELPDLIVVDEPELGLHPYALNVLAAMFGKASHHTQVFLSTQSSSFLDNFELEDVIVVNREGKASQFGRLDPVVLEGWLDDYSLGEVWEKNVIGGGPH
- a CDS encoding DUF4276 family protein gives rise to the protein MAALYLFAEGQTEQTFAHTVLSPHLTQHGLIVEKIILVSKKKGAGHRGGGERYLPMKNDIIRFLKQVKRSDVFFTTMIDLFRIHSDFPGLKEAEKLRHIPYNNTVNRNQAAKAP
- a CDS encoding Gfo/Idh/MocA family oxidoreductase → MRQINFFVITLVLVCLTSGGNAQSTQRTKIAIVGLVHSHCWGFVTKLNQMHQSGDLIEIIGISDGNQELRDYIKTQVPGVPVYADYGKMLDEKKPEVVWSFVENDRHLEVTKACAARKIHVMFEKPMSATYDEAKQMQAIARQAGIQLMVNYQMAWWPENYTAHDVAMRGDIGNVWRVRSVIGHGGPGNFEPGSIKQKYFLKWLKDEARGGGALIDFTCYGAKWALWYLGLPKTVYAITTHTRPETYPSNTNATVLMSYGDNKVAITEGSWDLPRSFYDVEVFGNKGSVAMKYPKTLELVIGTEKKPLELGTLEGARAEPIRYFVDCIRNNKLVEGVVAGDFNVNVMQIVEAAKRSAASGQPVALPLK